Genomic window (Arthrobacter sp. StoSoilA2):
AACAAGGCGGCCACTTCGGCAAAGCGTGCGGCGACACGTGTTGCCACCAAGGCTTCAGAGGACACCTCTGACAAGCCGGCACCAAAGAAGCGTGGACCCAAGCCCGGCGCCAAGGCCGCGGCCGAAGCCGCGAACCAGTCTTCGGACCCCGAGGCCGACGCCGAAGAAGTGGTTGTCGAGGACGAAGATTTCGATCCCGCAGCAGCTGAGGAAGTTGAAGTCGGAGACGACGATGTCGAGGACGGCGCCGGAACCGGCAAGGACAAGGCAGCGCCCTCCGGATCCGGATTCGTCTACTCGGACGCCGATGACGACGACGCCCCTGTCCAGCAGGTCATGTCGGCCGGTGCCACCGCTGACCCCGTGAAGGACTACCTGAAGCAAATCGGTAAGGTCGCCCTGCTGAATGCTGAACAGGAAGTCGATCTGGCGCTTCGCATCGAAGCCGGCCTGTTTGCCGAAGAAAAGATCAACGCCGACGACGGTTCCATGGACCCGAAGCTCAAGCGTGAACTTGAATTCGTTATCCACGATGGCAAGCGGGCCAAGAACCACCTGCTCGAAGCCAACCTTCGCCTCGTTGTTTCCTTGGCCAAGCGCTACACCGGCCGTGGCATGCTCTTCCTGGACCTCATCCAGGAAGGCAACCTGGGCCTCATCCGCGCCGTGGAGAAGTTCGACTACACCAAGGGCTTCAAATTCTCCACGTACGCAACGTGGTGGATCCGCCAGGCCATTACCCGCGCCATGGCTGACCAGGCCCGCACCATCCGCATCCCGGTGCACATGGTGGAAGTCATCAACAAGCTCGCCCGTGTCCAGCGCCAGATGCTTCAGGACCTGGGCCGTGAACCTACGCCGGAAGAATTGGCGCTGGAACTGGACATGACGCCTGAGAAGGTCGTGGAGGTCCAGAAGTACGGCCGTGAACCGATTTCGCTCCACACGCCGCTGGGTGAGGATGGCGACTCCGAGTTCGGTGACCTTATCGAGGACTCTGAAGCTGTTGTTCCGGCTGATGCCGTGAGCTTTACGCTCCTCCAGGAGCAGTTGCACTCGGTTCTGGACACCCTGTCCGAGCGTGAGGCCGGGGTAGTAGCAATGCGCTTTGGCTTGACCGATGGCCAGCCTAAGACTTTAGACGAAATCGGCAAGGTCTACGGCGTTACCCGTGAGCGCATCCGCCAGATCGAATCCAAGACCATGTCCAAGCTGCGGCACCCGTCCCGCTCGCAGGTCCTGCGGGACTACCTGGACTAAAAAGAGGTCCTGGTGGACTAAAGAGGTCCACTGACAAGGGTATTGGCCCGGTCGGAGTATCCGACCGGGCCAATGCTGTTTCGGGTACTTTGTCACTCAAAGCGGATCAATGGCTTCAAACTAGACAGGGCCCCTCCCGGATGGGAGGAGCCCTGTTCTTGCTCGAAGTGATGTGGCTGGATAGTGTCCGGCCTTACCGCCAGTCCTGTCTAATCGACCGGGACAGGTGCCTTCTCGTTGAGGCGCTCGGTCTCGTCGTGCCAGTCGGAGGTCAGGGGCCGGAGCGTGGCCTCAACTGCGCGTGCGTGGTGGCCGCAAAACAGCAGCTCACCGCCGGAGGACTCGAGTACAACGCGGACATATGCTTGAGCCCCGCAACGATCGCATCGGTCAGCTGCGTTCAGTGTGCGGTCTGCAACTGCTGTTGTCATGTCGGCCTCCTTAGTAGTTCTGTACATCCATATAACCAGTATTCGGAGCAGAACCATGGCAAGGATGGATCACTTTCGCTGTCCGCGTATCACATGTGCGTAACGTAACGAAGTAGAATGCCGGTTTCCGGGAGTGGCAACCGGTGCCGATAGGGGACCGCGACTAGCCTAAGATGGGCAGTGTTTGCCTTGAGATATACCCCGAAGGAGCACACCGCGAGTGGCACCGAGTTCTGAATACAACGCCCGGCATCTATCCGTCCTCGAGGGCCTGGAGGCCGTTCGCAAGCGCCCGGGCATGTACATCGGTTCCACCGACTCCCGTGGCCTTATGCACTGCCTATGGGAGATCATCGACAACGCTGTTGATGAGGCCCTTGCGGGCTTCGGCCATGACATCAAAGTCATCCTGCATGCGGACAATTCGGTCGAAATCCATGACGACGGCAGGGGCATCCCTGTAGACGTCGAACCGAAGACGGGACTTTCCGGCGTCGAGGTTGTCTTCACGAAGCTGCACGCAGGCGGCAAGTTCGGCGGTGGTTCTTACACCGCCTCCGGTGGCCTCCATGGTGTGGGCGCCTCCGTGGTCAACGCGCTGTCCAGCCGGCTGGATGTCCAGGTCGACCGCGGCAGCAAGACGTACCAGATGTCCTTCCGCCGTGGCGAGCCGGGACGTTTCATTGATGCCGGCGCCAAGCCCAGCCCCAACGCGCCCTTCGAGCCGTTCGTCGAAGACTCTGTATTGGACGTGGTTGGCAAGGCCAAACGCGGGGTCACCGGCACCAGGGTGCGTTACTGGGCCGACCGCCAGATCTTCACGCCAGACGCCAGATTCTCTTACGATGACCTCGCCTCGCGCGCACGCCAGACGTCGTTCCTGGTCCCCGGGTTGAAGATCACTGTCCGCGACGAGCGCAAGCTCGCGGGCACCCCTGGCGAGAACGGTGTGCACGAGGAAGTCTTCCACCACGACGGCGGTATTTCGGAATTCGTGGAGTTCCTCGCGGCCGACTCCGGAGTCACTGACGTGTGGCGTCTCCATGGTTCGGGGAAGTTCAAGGAAACCGTCCCGGTTCTGGACGAGAACGGGCACAGCAAGATCGCCGAAGTTGAACGCGATTGCGAAGTCGATATCGCCTTGCGCTGGGGGATCGGTTACGAGACCACGATGCGCAGCTTCGTCAACATCATCGCCACGCCCAAGGGTGGCACGCACCAGGCGGGCTTCGAGGCAGCCCTGCTGAAAACCTTCCGCAAGGCAGTTGAAACGAATGCCAGGAAGCTGAAGGCAGGCAACGACAAAATCGAGAAAGACGACGTCCTGGCCGGCCTCACCGCTGTGCTCACCGTCCGCTTGGCCGAGCCACAGTTCGAAGGCCAGACCAAGGAAATCCTTGGCACGTCCGCTGTTCGCGCCATCGTCGCAAAGGTGGTCGAGCAGGAAATTTCCAGCAGGTTGTCCTCGGCCAACCGCAATGACAAAGCGCAGTCGGCGTTGTTGCTGGAAAAGATCGTTGCGGAGATGAAGTCGCGCATTTCGGCCAGAGTGCACAAGGAGACCCAGCGCCGGAAGAACGCACTGGAAACCTCCTCGATGCCCACCAAGCTTGCCGACTGCCGTACTGATGATGTGGCGCGATCCGAGCTCTTCATCGTTGAGGGTGATTCCGCCCTCGGTACCGCCAAGCTGGCCCGGTCTTCGGATTTCCAGGCCCTGCTTCCTATCCGGGGCAAGATCCTTAATGTCCAGAAGGCGTCGGTAGGGGACATGCTCTCCAACGCAGAATGTGCTGCACTTATCCAGGTTGTCGGCGCAGGCTCAGGCCGGAGTTTCGACCTTGATGCAGCGCGTTACGGCAAGGTCATCCTGATGACGGATGCCGACGTCGACGGCGCGCACATCCGCACGCTGCTGCTGACGCTCTTCTTCCGCTACATGCGGCCCATGGTCGAGGCGGGCCGGGTGTTCGCGGCAGTTCCGCCCCTGCACCGCGTGGAGGTCATCAACCCGGGGCAGAAGGCCAACGAGATGATCTATACGTACTCCGAGGCAGAACTGCATGTTCTCCTGGCCAACCTGGCCAAGGAAGGCAGGCGCTACAAGGAGCCCATCCAGCGTTACAAGGGCCTGGGCGAAATGGATGCACAGCAGCTCGCCGAGACCACCATGGACCCGCGTCACCGTACCCTTCGGAAGGTCGGCATCGACAGCGCCCAGCGTGCCGAAGAGGTTTTCGATCTCCTCATGGGCTCGGACGTCGCTCCCCGTAAGGAATTCATCATCGCAGGGGCAGCGACCCTGGACCGGGAACGCATCGACGCCTAGGAGACTGCGTAATAGCGTTCAGACCCGCGGTTTCCGGCCTGGCTTCGTGACGGAGCCGGAAGCCGCGGAAGCTGGTGCAGCAAAGGCCGCTGCTCCTACGGCCAGGGCCAGTGCTCCCAGGCCCCACGGGAGACCCGCCGCTACGGCAACCCCGCCCACCAACAATGGCCCGCCGGCGTCGCCGAGCTCCCGGCCAAGTTCAGCTGAACCCATCGTGCGGCCGAGGCGTTCGGCGGGAGTCGCATCGGCCAAGTGCGCGAAGGCCAGTGGGGTGGCAACGCCAATTCCCAAGCCGATAAAAATGGCAGCACAGTAGATCGGCATGGCGCGATAGATGGAAACGGCGCCGACCATGGCCAATGCCGCGGGAAGAAGGCCCGCGATGAGTACGCCAAGGACTATGGCCAGCAAACCGGTCACCATGCCGGGCCGGTCTGCCAGGACTCCGCGATCCCGCAATCGTCCGATCCTTGGCTGGACGAGGGATGACGCCACGGCCAATACCGTTACGACGGCGACACTGCCGGCGGTGCCCAGCCCTTCCCTTGCCGCCAGCGCAGGGAGGAAGCCTACTGCCGCCCCCAAGGCGCCGGTCGACGCAGCCAGCACCACGGTGGGTCCAAGGAATGATCGCTCGGTACTTTGCTTCCAGACATCAACGATGGTGTACCTGGGCCGGGGCAGGGGAGCCAGTCGCGGCACCGAGATGGCCGCCCAGACGGCTACTGCCAAGCCCAACAAGGAGAGGATGAGGAAGAGCAGGCTGAATCCGCCTGCGATGATCGCGACAGCTCCCAAAAGGGGACCGATCGCGTAGCCAAGACCTTTCCATGAGCCGTAACGGCCAAAGTAGCGCCCGGTATGTTTGCCTGCCAGTCTGGCAACGCCGACAGAAGATGCCGGCGAGAATGCCGAGGCAGCCATGCCTTGGCCAAGACGCGCTGCGGCCAGCATGAAGGGTTCATCGGCCCACAGTCCGATCAGGGACGCACCGGAGAAGGCGAGGAGCCCTCCGATGATCACGGGTTTGGGCCCGATGCGGTCGCTGACAGCCCCAAACACGGGCTTGAGGAAGACTTCCGCGATGTCGTACAGGGCCAACAGGATGCCCAGGCCAAGCAGGCTCAAGCCGATGTCCGCACTTTCGGCGCCAAGTCCGGCGGCTACTGCGTGGGCTCCAAATGCGGTGGTGAAG
Coding sequences:
- a CDS encoding RNA polymerase sigma factor; protein product: MTPSSVEKEPAAQAELSAEENKAATSAKRAATRVATKASEDTSDKPAPKKRGPKPGAKAAAEAANQSSDPEADAEEVVVEDEDFDPAAAEEVEVGDDDVEDGAGTGKDKAAPSGSGFVYSDADDDDAPVQQVMSAGATADPVKDYLKQIGKVALLNAEQEVDLALRIEAGLFAEEKINADDGSMDPKLKRELEFVIHDGKRAKNHLLEANLRLVVSLAKRYTGRGMLFLDLIQEGNLGLIRAVEKFDYTKGFKFSTYATWWIRQAITRAMADQARTIRIPVHMVEVINKLARVQRQMLQDLGREPTPEELALELDMTPEKVVEVQKYGREPISLHTPLGEDGDSEFGDLIEDSEAVVPADAVSFTLLQEQLHSVLDTLSEREAGVVAMRFGLTDGQPKTLDEIGKVYGVTRERIRQIESKTMSKLRHPSRSQVLRDYLD
- a CDS encoding DNA topoisomerase IV subunit B, which encodes MAPSSEYNARHLSVLEGLEAVRKRPGMYIGSTDSRGLMHCLWEIIDNAVDEALAGFGHDIKVILHADNSVEIHDDGRGIPVDVEPKTGLSGVEVVFTKLHAGGKFGGGSYTASGGLHGVGASVVNALSSRLDVQVDRGSKTYQMSFRRGEPGRFIDAGAKPSPNAPFEPFVEDSVLDVVGKAKRGVTGTRVRYWADRQIFTPDARFSYDDLASRARQTSFLVPGLKITVRDERKLAGTPGENGVHEEVFHHDGGISEFVEFLAADSGVTDVWRLHGSGKFKETVPVLDENGHSKIAEVERDCEVDIALRWGIGYETTMRSFVNIIATPKGGTHQAGFEAALLKTFRKAVETNARKLKAGNDKIEKDDVLAGLTAVLTVRLAEPQFEGQTKEILGTSAVRAIVAKVVEQEISSRLSSANRNDKAQSALLLEKIVAEMKSRISARVHKETQRRKNALETSSMPTKLADCRTDDVARSELFIVEGDSALGTAKLARSSDFQALLPIRGKILNVQKASVGDMLSNAECAALIQVVGAGSGRSFDLDAARYGKVILMTDADVDGAHIRTLLLTLFFRYMRPMVEAGRVFAAVPPLHRVEVINPGQKANEMIYTYSEAELHVLLANLAKEGRRYKEPIQRYKGLGEMDAQQLAETTMDPRHRTLRKVGIDSAQRAEEVFDLLMGSDVAPRKEFIIAGAATLDRERIDA
- a CDS encoding MFS transporter yields the protein MNDHKSRLSADISPSRRWPLYAAGFTTAFGAHAVAAGLGAESADIGLSLLGLGILLALYDIAEVFLKPVFGAVSDRIGPKPVIIGGLLAFSGASLIGLWADEPFMLAAARLGQGMAASAFSPASSVGVARLAGKHTGRYFGRYGSWKGLGYAIGPLLGAVAIIAGGFSLLFLILSLLGLAVAVWAAISVPRLAPLPRPRYTIVDVWKQSTERSFLGPTVVLAASTGALGAAVGFLPALAAREGLGTAGSVAVVTVLAVASSLVQPRIGRLRDRGVLADRPGMVTGLLAIVLGVLIAGLLPAALAMVGAVSIYRAMPIYCAAIFIGLGIGVATPLAFAHLADATPAERLGRTMGSAELGRELGDAGGPLLVGGVAVAAGLPWGLGALALAVGAAAFAAPASAASGSVTKPGRKPRV